From Xanthomonas sp. 10-10:
TGTCGCATGGCCCGGCGGTCGCACCCGGCCGCATGCGCATCGTCATCGGCGCAAATTGCGCCAACCGGCCGGCGCGTGCGGGCCGCACCGATGTCGAGCTGCCTCGCGCGCCCGGTACGCGAGTGCGAAGGCGAATGCTACGATCCCTGCGCATGAACCCCGCACCCAATCTCGTGATGATCGGCCCGATGGGCGCCGGAAAAAGCTGCATCGGCCGCCGCCTGGCCGAGCGCTTCGGGCTGGAATTCATGGATGTGGATCAGGCCATTGTCGAACGCGTGGGCAGCAGCATCCCGGCGATCTTCGAACAGCACGGCGAAGCGCGCTTTCGGCAGCATGAAGCCGAGACCTTGCAGGCGCTGCTGCAACAGGACAACAAACTCATTTCCACCGGTGGCGGCGCGGTGCTGGATCCGCTCAACCGCGCGCGTATCCAAGAGCGCGGGTTTGTGGTCTACCTGCACGTGAGCGTGCCGGCACAACTCACCCGGCTGGCGCGCGACCGCAATCGCCCGCTGCTGCAACGCGCCGACCGCGAGCAGGTGCTGCACGCGATGGCCGCGCATCGCACCCCGCTCTACCAGGAGGTCGCCGACCTCACCCTGGAAACCGACCACTTCTCCCCCGCCGAGGCCACCGCGCAGCTGGTGCTGCGCCTGGCCGCGCAATGGCGCATGTCGAGTACCCCCGCATGACACTTCCTCGTTCCTCGCGCAGCGTCGATGTCGACGGCGCGCAGCCGTACACCATCACCATTGCACCCGGCCTGCTGGCCGATGGCTCCCGCCTGGCCAGCCATGTCCGCGGCCGCCACGTGCTGCTGCTGAGCGACTCGCAAGTAGCCCCGCACTACGCCGCCGGCGTGCGCAGCGCGCTGCTGCAGGCACGCCCGGACCTGCAGCTGGGCGAGTTGGTGATTGCCGCCGGCGAGGCCTCCAAGACATTGGACAACTTCGGCGCGGCGATCACCGCGCTGGCCGAGCTGGGCGCCACCCGCGACGCCTGCGTATTCGCGCTCGGCGGCGGCGTGGTCGGCGATCTGGCCGGCTTCGCGGCCGCCTGCTGGATGCGCGGGGTGGACTGCGTGCAACTGCCCACGAGCCTGCTGGCGATGGTGGATTCCTCGGTCGGCGGCAAGACTGCGGTGGATATCCCGCAGGGCAAGAACCTGGTCGGCGCCTTCCATCCGCCGCGCGCGGTGATCGCCGATACCGACACCTTGCGCACCCTGCCCGCCCGCGAACTGCGCGCCGGCCTGGCCGAGGTGATCAAGTACGGCGCCATCCGCGACCCGCTGTTCTTCCAGTGGCTGCACGCCGAGCGCCGCGCCTTGTTGGACGGCGATGCGGCGGCATTGGCGCAGGCCATTGCCCGCAGCTGCGAACACAAGGCCGAGATCGTGGCGCGCGACCCGCTGGAAAAGGGTGAGCGCGCCCTGCTCAACCTGGGCCACACCTTCGGTCACGCCATCGAAACCGAGCAAGGCTACGGCGCGCCCGGCAACGACAACCTCAACCATGGCGAAGCGGTGGCGGTGGGCATGGTGCTGGCTGCGCGCCTGTCGGCCGCGCTGGGCATGAGCCAGGCACAGGACACCGCTGCGCTGCGCAGCCTGCTGCAGGAGTTCGACCTGCCCACCGACATCCCGCCGGGCCTGTCGCCCGACGCCCTGCTGGGGCGCATGCGCCTGGACAAGAAAAATGTCGCCGGCCGCCTGCGCCTGGTGCTGTGGCGCGGCATCGGCAAGGCCGAAGTGGTACCCGATGTGGACGAGGCGGCGGTGCTGCAGATCCTGGCGGGCTGAGGTGGTGATGGTCAGTTGGATGGAGTTGGTCGGTTGAGCTCGGGTGGAGCGCTGCCGCGCCGGGATGACGTTGCACGATTGCGCTCGAACCTCGCCGGCCGGGCGTGAAGTCTGCCAGCCAGCCAATGCAAGCCCGGATTGCCAGCCAATAACGCAACACCACGGTTGATGGCCACCCCTGACGCCCACCGTCCCAGAACGCAAAGACACCGCCCTTGTAGGAGCGCACCTGGGCGCGATGGGGCATCACCGGTAAACCCCCGTCGCGCCCGGGTGCGCTCCTACCAAACGCCTGCACGCTGCTGCGCGGAGAACGCTCAGCGACGGTCGCGTAGGAGCGCGCCAGCGCGCGAGGGCCTTGCCGACAATCCCGCCGCGCCCGAGCCCCCCTTCACCATCGCATCGGCCTTGCTCGAACAGCCCTGCTGCTGACCGCAGCACGCCGCACCGGCCTCCAAGCAGCTGCCGCACCACTGCCGCCCACCTACCGGCTAGACCTTCGCTACCGGAGCAGCGCAGCGCGCCCACTGCCCCCAGCCTTCAGCACTGCCCGGCTACAATCGGCCGCATGCGCATCCTCCTGCAACACGATTCCGGCGGCAACGAGCCGCTTCGCTACGTCCAGCTGACCTTGCAACCGGACCTGTTCGGTGGCTGGGAGCTGCTGCGCGAAAGCGGCGAGATCGGTGGACGCTCGCAGTTGCGACGCGACCAGTACCTGCTGCAGGACGAGGCCGACCGGGCCTTCGAAAAGGCCCGCGACACCCAACTCAAACGCGGCTTCCAACTCATCACCGGCGGCGCCGACGCGCCGCGCTGAGGACACACCTCCCATGCTCAAGAACGATCGCCTGCTGCGCGCCCTCAACCGTCAGCCCGTGGACCGCACCCCCGTGTGGCTGATGCGCCAGGCCGGCCGCTACCTGCCGGAATACCGCGCCACCCGCGCGCGCGCCGGCAGCTTCCTGGGCATGGCCAAGAACCCGGACATCGCCTGCGAAGTGACCCTGCAGCCGCTGCAGCGGTTTCCGCTGGATGCGGCGATCCTGTTTTCCGACATCCTGACCATCCCCGATGCGATGGGCCTGGAGCTGTATTTCGTCGAAGGCGAAGGCCCCAAGTTCCGTCACCCGGTGCGCGATGCCGCCGCCATCCATCGCCTGGGCGTGCCGGACATGGAAACCGAGCTGCGCTACGTGATGGATGCGGTGCGCCTGATCCGCCGCGAGCTGGATGGCGCGGTGCCGCTGATCGGCTTCTCCGGCAGCCCGTGGACGCTGGCCTGCTACATGATCGAAGGCGGCGGCAGCAAGGAATACGCGCGCATCAAGGCGATGGCCTTCAACGCCCCGGAGGTGCTGCACCACCTGCTCGGCACGGTGACCGATGCGGTGATTGCCTACCTGTCGGCGCAACGCGCCGCCGGTGCGCAGGCGCTGCAGGTGTTCGACACCTGGGGTGGCGTGTTGTCGCCGGCGATGTACCGCGAATTTTCGCTGCCCTACCTCACCCGCATCGCGCACGAACTCGAACGCGGCGACGGTGCGCAGCGCACCCCGCTGGTGCTGTTCGGCAAGGGCAACGGCGCCTACGTGAGCGAGCTGGCCGCCAGCGGCGCCGAAGCGGTGGGCGTGGACTGGACCATCGCGCTGGCCGACGCCGCCCAGCGCGCCGGCGGCCGCGTCGCCCTGCAGGGCAACCTGGACCCGGCCACGCTATACGGCTCGCCCGAAGCGATCCGCGCCGAAGTCGGCAAGACCCTGGACAGCTACGCGCAGGGCAATGGCGGCTCGCGCGAGGGCCACGTGTTCAACCTCGGCCACGGCATGTCGCCGGACATGAACCCGGAGCATGTCGGCGTGCTGGTGGAAGCGGTGCAGAGCCTGAGCAAGCGCTGATGCAGGCACGACCGACAGCGCGCGGTCAGTGCTGTCTGTGGCTCGCTCAGACCGATCATTCAAGCAGCCGCAGCTTTTCTTTCAGCCACCGGCAATGATCGGCGGCGCCTGCACGCAGGCCGGCCTTGGACCTTCTGCGGCATGGATGCCGCGCAAGCGCCTACGAGGACATTCTCGCGACGTATCCGACGCCGGTACGCGTGCAAGCACCCGCGTCGCGAGTTGTTGACTGCGTGGCTTCGCCTCGTCCCCTCTCCCGCAGGAGCGGTGCTTGAAGCACGGTCTCGGCCCCCGGATACGACATCGCGCTCCCACTCAGTACCGGCAAGCGGCAGGCGCGCTCAGCGGCCGAAGCACACGCGCATGTTTTTCTGAGTTCGTGCACACCAGCGCGGGGATAATGCGCCGTCCCTTCGACGGCGCTCACCATGTCTCAGCCCGCTCCCGTCCTGCGCGCCTACGCCACCATCAAGCCGCTGCTGTGGCTGGTGTCGCTGGCGATCTTCATGCAGATGCTGGATGCGACCATCGTCAACACGGCATTGCCGTCGATGGCGCACAGCCTGCACGAAAGCCCGCTGCAGATGCAATCGGTGGTCTTCAGCTACGCGCTGGCGGTGGCGATGTTCATCCCGGCATCGGGCTGGATCGCCGATCGCTTCGGGACACGGCGCACCTTCCTGGCTGCGATCATCGTGTTCACGCTGGGCTCGTTGCTGTGCGCGGCGGCGCAACAGCTGCCGCAGCTGGTCGGCGCACGCATCGTGCAGGGCATTGGCGGTGCGATGTTGTTGCCGGTGGGTCGGCTGGCGGTGCTCAAGACGGTGGCGCGCGAGGACTTCCTGCGCGCCATGAGCTTTATCGCCATCCCTGCGTTGATCGGCCCGTTGATCGGCCCGACACTGGGCGGCTGGCTGGTGGAAGTGGCGTCCTGGCATTGGGTGTTCCTGATCAACCTGCCGATCGGCATCGTCGGCTTCATCGCCGCGCTGAAGATCATGCCGGACCATTACGGCGATGCACGCAGGCGCTTCGATCTGGTGGGCTATCTGATGCTCGCCTTCGGCATGGTGGCGTTGTCGCTGGCGCTCGATGGCATTTCCGAACTGGGGCTGCGACATGCGTTTGTGATGTTGCTGGCGATCGGCGGGCTGGCTGCGCTGGCCGGCTACTGGCTGCATGCGGGCAATACCGGCAACGCGCTGTTTCCGTTGGCGCTGTTCAAGGTGGCGAGTTATCGCATCGGCATCCTGGGCAACCTGTTCGCGCGCGTCGGTAGCGGGTCGATGCCGTTTTTGATTCCGTTGTTGCTGCAGGTGGGCCTGGAGATGAGCCCGATGAACGCCGGGCTGATGATGGTGCCGGTGGCGCTGGCCGGGATGGCCGCAAAACGCGCTGCGGTGAAGCTGGTCGGCCGCTTCGGCTACCGCAACACCTTGATGGTCAATACCGTGCTGGTCGGGCTGGCGATGGCCAGCTTCGCACTGATCGATGTAGGGCAGCCGTTGTGGTTGCGGTTGCTGCAGCTGGCCTGCTTTGGCGGTGTCAATTCGTTGCAATTTACCGTCATGAATACCGTCACCCTGCGCGACCTGGATCGCGATCAGGCCAGTCCGGGCAACAGCCTGTTGTCGATGGTGATGATGTTGGCGACCGGTTTTGGCGCGGCGGCCGCCGGTAGCCTGCTGGCGGCATTCAACACCCATCTGGGCGATACGCATGGCGCTACGGCGGCACTGCATGCCACCTTCCTGTGCGTGGGTGGCATCACCTTGTCGTCGACGCTGATCTTCTGGCAGCTGGCCGAGACGCGGCCGCACCCGAAAGAAGTGGAGGCGGTGGCCGAGTAATCGGCGACATGCCTTCGATCAGGCGCTACGGCATGCATGGCAGCGGCGCCGTCAGTGGCGAACATCGCTAGATGTCCTCGCGCGGGCGGCCCCGGCGCAACGCCTCGGCGATGGTGTCGGCCAGCATGTCGCCGGTCAGCGGCTTGCGCAGGAAACTGTCGAAGCCGGCCTCCTTGGCGGTGGGCTCGGCAGCTTCATCGGAACGCGCGGTCACCGCAATCAGCGGCATCTCGTAGCCGAACACGCGCAATTGCCGCGCCAGCGCGAACCCGTCCAGCCCGGGCAGATCCAGATCCAGCAATGCCAGGTCGAACGTATTGTCGGCAGCTTCGGTCAATGCGGCCAGACCGTGCGGCGCATGCACCACCGAGTGCCCCTGCGCGCGCAGCAGGCCGACGATGACCTCGGCGATGGTCGGGTCGTCCTCAACCAGCAGGATGCGCTGCGGCGCGATAGCCGCGCCGGCACGCGTCACTTCACCGCTGAGCGCAGCGTTGGAGGTGACCCAGCGCAGCGGCAGGTCCACGACAAACCGCGTCCCGGCGCCGAGACGGCTGATCACTTCGATATGCCCGCCCATCGCCAGGGCCAGTTCCTGGCAGATCGCAAGACCCAGGCCGCTGCCACCGTAGCGCGAGGTGGTCTTGGCGCCATCGCCCTGCTCGAAGCGCTGGAACAGCCGCGCCTTCTGGTCGGCATTGATGCCCGGGCCGGTGTCGGCGACTTCGAAACGCAGGCCCTGATACGACCCCAAGGTGGTCAGCTTCAGACCGACCACGCCGCGCTCGGTGAACTTGATCGCGTTGCTGAGCAGATTGAGCAGAATCTGGCGGATGCGGGTAGGGTCGCCGCTGGCGGTGATGTCCCCAAGCAGGGCGACTTCCAGGCTGAAACGCAGGCCGCGTTCCTGTGCCAGCGGCGCCATCAGGGCCTCCACCTCGGCCACCAACTGACGCACCGAGAACGGCTGCAGATCCAGCTCGAGTCGCCCGGACTCGATACGTGCAAGATCCAGCGCGTCGTTGACCAATCGCAGCAGATGCGCGCCCGCGCGCCGGATCGATTCGGTGTAGCTGCGTTGCCTGTGATCGAGCTGGGTCTTGAGCAGCAGCTCGCTCATGCCCATCACGCCGGTCATCGGCGTGCGGACTTCATGTCCCAGCGTGGCCAAAAAGCGGGTCTTGGCCAACGATGCCTGCTCGGCCAACTCCTGCTTGTGCACGGCCAGCTGCCAGGCATTGAAGCGGCGCAGACGACGGCGATAGAGCAAGACCGCCGTGGCGAACAGACACACTGACAGCAGGCCGAGCGCTACCAGCCCCCACGGCGACAGCCACCATGGCGGCAACACCTGAAAACGCAAGGTCTGGCTCGCCGACCAGATGCCGTCTGCGGTGCGCCCCTGTACTTCCAACGTGTAATGTCCCGATGGCAGGCGCGAAAACAGGCGCTCGCCAGTGGCGCCGACATCAATCCAGTCCGGATCGTAACCGCTGAGGCGGAAGCGATAACTGGTGGACTCGGGATTGGTGAACGTGGGCATGCGCGCAACGATATGCAGGTCGCGATCGCCGTCCTGCACCTGTAGTGGCGCCTTGTTGGTGACATCCACTTCGCGTTCACCCCGTCGCAGGCTGACGCGTTCGATCAACAACTGCGGGCGGCGTAAATTCGGACGCATCATGGCCGGGTCGAACACCACGACGCCGTCGGATGTCCCTCCCAGGATCTGCCCCGTGCTGGCCTGCACCAGTGTCGCCACCTGCAGGGGCGAGCTCGGAAGTCCATCATGCACGTCGTACACGCGCACCAGCTTGCTGCCCGGATCGACCCGAATCAGCCCACGGTGACTGGAGACCCAGGCCACACCGCCGGCATCGACCACCAGGCCGGTCGGCGACACCCTTGGAAACTCCTGATCCTTTCCCACCGTATCCAGATGCGTGAGCTGGGTGCCGTCCCAGAGATAACGCCGCAATTCTCCCGCCAATCCAACCCAGACGATGCCGCCATCGCCCTGCCGAAACACATAGGTGGGCAGGGACGGCGCGCCGCGTACCGGAACGAACCGATCGGCCTGCGGGTCCCAGCGCCAGAGACCGGCATTGTTGCTCAGCCAGATCTGTCCATCCGGTCCGACACGCATGTCCAGGACGCTCAGCGCTTTCAGCCCGTGACTGGCATAGTCGATCGTCCTGAGCAGCTTGCCCTCGCTGCTCCACAGTTGCACCCCATACGTCAGCAATGCGACCCAGATGCGACCCTGCGCATCTTCGGCCATCCTGCCCGGTCTGCCCGCGATTTCGGGGTCGGCTGCGGGATCTTCCATGTGCTCGAGCAGCGGCCGACGCCTGACCTCGCGGGTTTGCGGGTCGTATCGAATCAGCGTCCCCTGTACACCGATCCAGACAATCCCCTGCCTGCTTTCAATGATGGTGTCGGGAACGCGTTCCGGATCGACCGGGACCAGATATGGCTTCACTTGGCCGGTGGCTGGATCGAAGTGCTCAAGAGCACCTCGCGTGCCGACCAGCCAGATTCCGCCCGTGATCGAAGGCGCTGTCGCAAC
This genomic window contains:
- a CDS encoding WGR domain-containing protein, with protein sequence MRILLQHDSGGNEPLRYVQLTLQPDLFGGWELLRESGEIGGRSQLRRDQYLLQDEADRAFEKARDTQLKRGFQLITGGADAPR
- a CDS encoding two-component regulator propeller domain-containing protein — its product is MLWVCLCLAVLPVKARTPATPVPIQLTIADGLPSDTINELAEDKQGYLWLASDDGLARFDGRNYRIWRMEDGLASNVVWTVCVDTKDRVWMGFEDGGVGYLEANTRTFKRLEDPHFPELRDMMVWALAQTPDGEVWIGTAKQGVYRYRPDGRMQHFSARPDDPNSLPSDNVVGIEVAPDGSLWIGTWGGLVHWDGRRMERVPLPGPSQAVNRLYQEPDGKVLWVADIEGNTVQFNTVGRSTPRPWHSVTATPEVKGVLLRDRLGRYWLDTKTGLGMSVDGGAIERVPVYSFSAHGLVNRNWITSYQDREGGLWFASLEGGLWHLPPRWDTFALFSHRADDPQSLANPSVVATAPSITGGIWLVGTRGALEHFDPATGQVKPYLVPVDPERVPDTIIESRQGIVWIGVQGTLIRYDPQTREVRRRPLLEHMEDPAADPEIAGRPGRMAEDAQGRIWVALLTYGVQLWSSEGKLLRTIDYASHGLKALSVLDMRVGPDGQIWLSNNAGLWRWDPQADRFVPVRGAPSLPTYVFRQGDGGIVWVGLAGELRRYLWDGTQLTHLDTVGKDQEFPRVSPTGLVVDAGGVAWVSSHRGLIRVDPGSKLVRVYDVHDGLPSSPLQVATLVQASTGQILGGTSDGVVVFDPAMMRPNLRRPQLLIERVSLRRGEREVDVTNKAPLQVQDGDRDLHIVARMPTFTNPESTSYRFRLSGYDPDWIDVGATGERLFSRLPSGHYTLEVQGRTADGIWSASQTLRFQVLPPWWLSPWGLVALGLLSVCLFATAVLLYRRRLRRFNAWQLAVHKQELAEQASLAKTRFLATLGHEVRTPMTGVMGMSELLLKTQLDHRQRSYTESIRRAGAHLLRLVNDALDLARIESGRLELDLQPFSVRQLVAEVEALMAPLAQERGLRFSLEVALLGDITASGDPTRIRQILLNLLSNAIKFTERGVVGLKLTTLGSYQGLRFEVADTGPGINADQKARLFQRFEQGDGAKTTSRYGGSGLGLAICQELALAMGGHIEVISRLGAGTRFVVDLPLRWVTSNAALSGEVTRAGAAIAPQRILLVEDDPTIAEVIVGLLRAQGHSVVHAPHGLAALTEAADNTFDLALLDLDLPGLDGFALARQLRVFGYEMPLIAVTARSDEAAEPTAKEAGFDSFLRKPLTGDMLADTIAEALRRGRPREDI
- the aroB gene encoding 3-dehydroquinate synthase; the protein is MTLPRSSRSVDVDGAQPYTITIAPGLLADGSRLASHVRGRHVLLLSDSQVAPHYAAGVRSALLQARPDLQLGELVIAAGEASKTLDNFGAAITALAELGATRDACVFALGGGVVGDLAGFAAACWMRGVDCVQLPTSLLAMVDSSVGGKTAVDIPQGKNLVGAFHPPRAVIADTDTLRTLPARELRAGLAEVIKYGAIRDPLFFQWLHAERRALLDGDAAALAQAIARSCEHKAEIVARDPLEKGERALLNLGHTFGHAIETEQGYGAPGNDNLNHGEAVAVGMVLAARLSAALGMSQAQDTAALRSLLQEFDLPTDIPPGLSPDALLGRMRLDKKNVAGRLRLVLWRGIGKAEVVPDVDEAAVLQILAG
- a CDS encoding shikimate kinase, with protein sequence MNPAPNLVMIGPMGAGKSCIGRRLAERFGLEFMDVDQAIVERVGSSIPAIFEQHGEARFRQHEAETLQALLQQDNKLISTGGGAVLDPLNRARIQERGFVVYLHVSVPAQLTRLARDRNRPLLQRADREQVLHAMAAHRTPLYQEVADLTLETDHFSPAEATAQLVLRLAAQWRMSSTPA
- the hemE gene encoding uroporphyrinogen decarboxylase, translating into MLKNDRLLRALNRQPVDRTPVWLMRQAGRYLPEYRATRARAGSFLGMAKNPDIACEVTLQPLQRFPLDAAILFSDILTIPDAMGLELYFVEGEGPKFRHPVRDAAAIHRLGVPDMETELRYVMDAVRLIRRELDGAVPLIGFSGSPWTLACYMIEGGGSKEYARIKAMAFNAPEVLHHLLGTVTDAVIAYLSAQRAAGAQALQVFDTWGGVLSPAMYREFSLPYLTRIAHELERGDGAQRTPLVLFGKGNGAYVSELAASGAEAVGVDWTIALADAAQRAGGRVALQGNLDPATLYGSPEAIRAEVGKTLDSYAQGNGGSREGHVFNLGHGMSPDMNPEHVGVLVEAVQSLSKR
- the mdtD gene encoding multidrug transporter subunit MdtD, whose translation is MSQPAPVLRAYATIKPLLWLVSLAIFMQMLDATIVNTALPSMAHSLHESPLQMQSVVFSYALAVAMFIPASGWIADRFGTRRTFLAAIIVFTLGSLLCAAAQQLPQLVGARIVQGIGGAMLLPVGRLAVLKTVAREDFLRAMSFIAIPALIGPLIGPTLGGWLVEVASWHWVFLINLPIGIVGFIAALKIMPDHYGDARRRFDLVGYLMLAFGMVALSLALDGISELGLRHAFVMLLAIGGLAALAGYWLHAGNTGNALFPLALFKVASYRIGILGNLFARVGSGSMPFLIPLLLQVGLEMSPMNAGLMMVPVALAGMAAKRAAVKLVGRFGYRNTLMVNTVLVGLAMASFALIDVGQPLWLRLLQLACFGGVNSLQFTVMNTVTLRDLDRDQASPGNSLLSMVMMLATGFGAAAAGSLLAAFNTHLGDTHGATAALHATFLCVGGITLSSTLIFWQLAETRPHPKEVEAVAE